A DNA window from Deltaproteobacteria bacterium contains the following coding sequences:
- a CDS encoding ATP-binding cassette domain-containing protein has translation MNTSVPLDIRNVSYSAGQRTILDSIEWTVRQGEHWVILGPNGSGKTTLLKMACGYLWPNQGGTVYRNGSRRVDLRELRKGIGWVTVSLASQIPARERALRTVVSGKFAQIGLLEMSTVRPVEEDFAQAEGLMGRMGCLRVKDQAFGTLSQGEQQKVLISRALMARPYLMFLDEPCAGLDPGAREGLLAALQELGRTTDATALVYVTHHIEEILPAFEKTLVLKGGRVFRSGETGKVITEMLLRELYETPLALRRSNGRYWTVGA, from the coding sequence ATGAATACGTCGGTGCCACTCGACATTCGCAACGTCTCCTACTCGGCGGGGCAGCGCACGATTCTCGACTCCATCGAGTGGACCGTGCGTCAGGGCGAACACTGGGTGATTCTGGGACCCAACGGCTCGGGCAAGACCACGCTGCTGAAGATGGCGTGTGGGTACCTGTGGCCGAACCAAGGGGGCACCGTCTACCGCAACGGCAGCCGCCGGGTGGATCTTCGCGAGTTGCGCAAGGGCATCGGCTGGGTCACGGTCTCCCTGGCCTCCCAGATCCCCGCGCGGGAACGCGCGCTGCGGACGGTGGTGTCGGGCAAGTTCGCGCAGATCGGCCTCCTGGAGATGTCCACGGTCCGCCCGGTGGAGGAGGACTTCGCGCAGGCCGAGGGCCTCATGGGGCGCATGGGATGCCTGCGCGTGAAGGATCAGGCGTTCGGCACGCTTTCCCAGGGGGAGCAGCAGAAGGTGCTCATCAGCCGGGCGTTGATGGCCCGTCCCTACCTGATGTTCCTGGACGAACCGTGCGCGGGCCTGGATCCGGGGGCGCGGGAGGGTTTGCTGGCAGCGCTCCAGGAGCTGGGGCGCACCACCGACGCCACCGCGCTGGTCTATGTCACCCATCACATCGAGGAGATCCTGCCCGCCTTCGAGAAGACGCTGGTGCTCAAGGGCGGACGCGTGTTCCGGTCTGGCGAGACGGGAAAGGTCATCACCGAGATGCTGCTGCGGGAGCTTTACGAGACGCCGCTCGCATTGAGGCGGAGCAACGGGCGGTATTGGACGGTGGGTGCTTGA
- a CDS encoding SDR family NAD(P)-dependent oxidoreductase codes for MDAKVVVVTGGARGIGRATALRFSEEGYAPVILDRDAEAGAATASLLETKHVEGRFIQADLTNKAEVTAAFERILSACGRMDVLVNLAGGTFHKGAIQDVTPAQWKECVDLNLKTTFLCSQAVIAPMKQAGRGVIVNTASNFGVTGGAERTHYAASKAAIIAFSKSLATELAPHGIRVNTIAPGLTGTDRVRGKYDADEWAKLSGGLPMGRAAMPEEIADGIFFLATDESDYVTGATLHVNGGMVMP; via the coding sequence ATGGATGCGAAAGTGGTTGTCGTCACCGGAGGCGCGAGGGGCATCGGCCGCGCCACGGCGCTGCGTTTCAGCGAAGAGGGCTACGCGCCCGTCATCCTCGATCGGGACGCCGAAGCCGGCGCCGCAACGGCGTCGCTCCTCGAAACCAAGCACGTGGAAGGCCGCTTCATCCAGGCGGATCTGACCAACAAGGCCGAGGTGACCGCCGCGTTCGAGCGCATCCTGTCCGCCTGCGGCCGCATGGACGTCCTCGTGAACCTTGCCGGCGGCACCTTCCACAAGGGCGCGATCCAGGACGTCACCCCCGCCCAATGGAAGGAGTGCGTGGACTTGAACCTCAAGACCACGTTCCTCTGCTCCCAGGCGGTCATCGCCCCCATGAAGCAGGCCGGCCGCGGCGTCATCGTCAACACTGCCTCCAACTTCGGCGTCACCGGCGGCGCCGAGCGCACCCACTACGCCGCCTCCAAGGCCGCCATCATCGCCTTCTCCAAGTCCCTGGCCACCGAGCTGGCGCCCCACGGCATCCGCGTCAACACCATCGCCCCCGGCCTTACCGGCACCGACCGCGTGCGCGGCAAGTACGACGCGGACGAGTGGGCGAAGCTTTCCGGCGGCCTCCCCATGGGCCGCGCCGCCATGCCCGAGGAGATCGCCGACGGCATCTTCTTCCTCGCCACCGACGAAAGCGACTACGTCACCGGCGCCACCCTGCACGTGAACGGCGGCATGGTGATGCCGTAG
- a CDS encoding glucose 1-dehydrogenase yields the protein MRRLEGRTAIVTGSGQGIGEAIAMAMAEEGACVVVAELREDTAAAVRRKIEEAGGIALAHATDVSREDSVDAMVKACLDRFGKVDILVNNAGIYPTSTVEDMAEEEWERVIGTNLFGTFLCSRAVTPYMLRQRRRRGRIISITSGRGLQGADNGAHYAASKGGIIGFTKSLALELAPAGIAVNCICPGVSDTAQPRGHRTEEELYASAARIPLGRIGQPRDMAKAAVFLASDRGRFVTGQTVVVNGGAIMQ from the coding sequence ATGCGCAGACTCGAAGGCCGGACGGCTATCGTCACCGGAAGCGGGCAGGGAATCGGCGAGGCCATCGCCATGGCCATGGCGGAAGAGGGCGCGTGCGTCGTGGTGGCGGAGTTGCGGGAAGACACCGCCGCGGCGGTGCGGCGCAAGATCGAGGAGGCCGGCGGCATTGCTCTCGCCCACGCCACCGACGTGTCGCGGGAGGACTCCGTCGACGCCATGGTGAAGGCATGCCTCGACCGCTTCGGCAAGGTCGACATCCTGGTCAACAACGCCGGCATCTACCCGACCAGCACGGTGGAGGACATGGCCGAAGAAGAGTGGGAGCGGGTCATCGGCACCAACCTTTTCGGGACGTTCCTGTGCAGCCGCGCCGTGACGCCGTACATGCTGCGACAGCGGCGGCGGAGAGGCCGCATCATCAGCATCACCTCCGGCCGCGGACTCCAGGGAGCGGACAACGGCGCCCACTACGCGGCCTCCAAGGGCGGCATCATCGGATTCACCAAGAGCCTCGCCCTGGAGCTGGCGCCCGCCGGCATCGCGGTCAACTGCATCTGCCCCGGGGTGTCGGATACGGCCCAGCCCCGCGGCCATCGCACCGAAGAAGAGCTTTACGCCAGCGCCGCCCGGATCCCCCTCGGCCGCATCGGACAGCCGCGCGACATGGCCAAGGCGGCCGTCTTCCTCGCCAGCGACCGGGGACGGTTCGTCACCGGGCAGACCGTGGTGGTCAACGGCGGCGCGATCATGCAGTAA